Proteins from a genomic interval of Schistocerca piceifrons isolate TAMUIC-IGC-003096 chromosome 3, iqSchPice1.1, whole genome shotgun sequence:
- the LOC124789075 gene encoding uncharacterized protein LOC124789075 codes for MTLREPIGSDRFITFVSAYAPTLDSDEDTKNQFYHQLNSTLSKISIQDKLILLGDFNAGVGRDNRFWRDVMGKQGVGNCNANGLLLLGLCAEHELFISNTQFRLRNRYKTTWMHPRSKHWHLIDYVITRQRDKKDILITKAALNIDECWTDHRLLVSRLRVLKYRKPQSHFSNPPRRKFNISNLNNKNVRSHFQDILTEQLNKAPATTHDVEQEWTTLKNIIKETAENVVGCSARKRSDWFDDNHGEIQAIINAKRDAYLSLAQDPSCAEKKAHFQELKQKCQSEIRVIKNKWWQQKATELQNLSDARNLRGFYAGIKELYGPIRSSSGALKAADNSTIITESQDISNRWKEHFSSLLNSPSTAAGDFLKNVPQYPPKPWLADPPTFQEFCKALKSVKPGKAPGPDSIPMELIEATRSNMDSISSDEDDVEDDIDNLRCDLLENNFG; via the coding sequence atgactcttagagaacccattggttcagacagattcatcaccttcgtctctgcatatgctcctactttagacagtgatgaagacacaaagaatcagttctaccaccaactgaacagtactctctctaaaatatccattcaagataaattaattttacttggtgatttcaatgccggagtgggaagggacaaccgtttttggagagatgtcatgggtaaacaaggggtgggaaactgcaatgcaaatgggttgctacttcttggtctatgtgctgagcacgagcttttcatctccaatacccaattccgtttgcgtaaccgctataagaccacatggatgcacccacgctccaaacattggcatcttatagactacgttattacgcgacagcgtgacaagaaagacattctcatcacaaaagcagcactaaacatcgatgagtgctggacggaccatagacttttagtcagccgtttgagagtacTAAAGTATCGCAAGCCACaatcccacttttcaaacccaccacgcagaaaattcaacataagcaacctgaacaacaaaaacgttcgctcacacttccaagacatactgactgaacaacttaacaaagctccagcaaccacacatgacgtcgaacaagaatggaccacattaaagaacatcatcaaagaaactgctgagaatgttgttggttgtagtgcacggaaaagaagtgactggtttgatgacaaccatggagaaatccaagccatcatcaatgcaaagcgggatgcttacctatcccttgctcaagatccatcctgcgcagaaaagaaagcacactttcaagaactcaagcagaaatgtcaaagtgaaatacgagtaatcaagaacaagtggtggcaacagaaagccacagaactccaaaatctttctgatgcaaggaacctgcgtggcttttacgctggtattaaagaactgtatggacctatccgctcctcatcaggagcactgaaagctgctgacaactccaccattattactgaaagtcaggacatttcaaatcgttggaaagagcacttcagctcactgttaaacagcccttctactgccgctggagattttctcaaaaatgtcccacagtaccctccaaaaccctggctggctgatcctccaacttttcaagaattttgcaaggcactcaagagtgtgaaacctgggaaggctcctggacctgacagcatcccgatggagcttattgagg